The following coding sequences lie in one Brettanomyces bruxellensis chromosome 6, complete sequence genomic window:
- a CDS encoding uncharacterized protein (MEROPS:MER0043126~CAZy:CE1), which translates to MSFTVEQSIKSFDGRLLKLSHKSEVTHTEMAVNVYLPQQYFAEGSKKLPILLYLSGLTCTPNNASEKAFFQPYANKYGFAVVYPDTSPRGADVAGEDDSWDFGTGAGFYLDATEEPWSKNYRMYTYLLKELLPLIGKEYERLDTTNISICGHSMGGYGALMLYLKNPDIFNSCSAFAPIANPSNCQWGQKCFGNYLGSDKAKWAQYDPCELIHNFKGEKKPILIHQGTADNFYRRDHQLQPENLVKAAKNSPLDGLIDLKLVDGYDHSYYFISSFVADHCAFHAKYMGLD; encoded by the coding sequence ATGAGTTTCACTGTTGAGCAATCTATTAAGTCATTTGACGGTAGATTGTTGAAATTATCGCACAAATCGGAAGTCACGCACACGGAAATGGCTGTCAATGTGTATTTACCCCAACAGTACTTTGCAGAGGGCTCAAAGAAGCTACCAATTTTGCTCTACTTGTCTGGACTTACCTGTACTCCAAACAATGCCTCAGAAAAGGCGTTTTTCCAACCGTATGCCAACAAATATGGATTTGCAGTGGTTTATCCAGATACTTCCCCCAGAGGTGCAGATGTAGCTGGTGAGGATGATAGCTGGGACTTTGGAACAGGTGCTGGGTTTTATTTGGATGCTACCGAGGAACCTTGGAGCAAGAATTACAGGATGTATACATACTTGTTGAAGGAATTACTTCCACTAATCGGCAAGGAGTACGAGCGTTTGGATACTACCAACATTTCGATTTGCGGCCATTCGATGGGCGGATATGGTGCACTGATGCTCTATCTAAAAAACCCGGATATTTTCAACTCATGCTCAGCTTTTGCACCTATCGCCAATCCAAGTAATTGTCAATGGGGTCAGAAATGCTTTGGAAACTATTTGGGTAGTGATAAAGCCAAATGGGCCCAGTACGATCCATGCGAACTCATTCATAACTTTAAGGGTGAGAAGAAGCCGATTTTGATTCACCAGGGAACTGCCGATAATTTCTACAGAAGAGATCATCAGCTTCAGCCAGAAAATCTAGTGAAGGCAGCAAAGAATTCACCTTTGGATGGATTAATTGACCTAAAACTTGTTGATGGCTATGACCACTCATATTACTTCATCTCAAGCTTTGTGGCAGATCACTGTGCTTTTCACGCTAAGTATATGGGACTTGACTGA
- the FBP1 gene encoding Fructose-1,6-bisphosphatase (BUSCO:EOG092632WW) — translation MSTTVDGSAKKQTKIKTDIITLTRFILEQQQKVAPDATGELTLLLNSLQFAFKFIASTIRKAELIHLKGLYGETNSSGDSQKKLDVIGDEIFINAMRASDKVKVLVSEEQEDLLIFEQNHGNYAVCCDPIDGSSNLDAGVSVGTIFSIFKLLPGSKGSIKDVLRCGNDLVAAGYTMYGASAHLVLTTGYGVNGFTLDTQLGEFILTEPDLKLPEYGHIYAINEGYFAYWPKKVQDYILSLKQPQPEDNKPYKLRYIGAMVADIHRTLLYGGLFGYPADSHAKSGKLRILYECFPMAWLMEQAGGMAVDEDGNRILDKTPKRIHERSGIWLGSRGEIEKILKYIKQ, via the coding sequence ATGTCTACAACTGTTGATGGATCCGCTAAGAAGCAAACAAAGATCAAAACTGATATCATCACCCTTACTCGATTTATATTggagcagcagcagaaagTTGCACCGGATGCAACTGGAGAGCTCACACTCTTGTTGAACTCGTTACAGTTTGCCTTCAAGTTTATCGCAAGTACAATCAGAAAGGCTGAGTTGATTCACCTTAAGGGGTTGTATGGTGAGACCAATTCATCTGGTGACAGCCAAAAGAAGTTGGATGTGATAGGAGATGAGATCTTTATTAATGCTATGCGGGCTTCTGATAAAGTGAAGGTCCTTGTGAGTGAAGAGCAAGAGGATTTGCTTATTTTCGAACAGAATCATGGAAATTATGCAGTTTGCTGTGACCCGATCGATGGATCTTCAAACTTGGATGCTGGTGTCTCTGTTGGTAccattttctccattttcaagCTGCTCCCTGGTTCTAAGGGCTCCATTAAGGATGTTCTTCGTTGTGGAAACGACCTTGTGGCCGCTGGATATACAATGTATGGTGCTTCGGCCCATTTGGTGCTAACAACTGGTTATGGAGTGAACGGTTTCACTCTTGATACCCAGTTGGGTGAATTTATTCTCACAGAGCCGGACTTAAAACTCCCAGAATACGGCCATATATATGCAATTAACGAGGGCTACTTTGCTTACTGGccaaaaaaagttcaagaCTACATTTTGTCCCTTAAGCAACCTCAACCTGAGGATAACAAGCCATACAAACTGAGATACATAGGTGCAATGGTTGCCGATATTCATCGTACGTTGCTTTACGGTGGTCTCTTCGGCTATCCTGCGGATTCACACGCAAAATCTGGTAAGTTGCGGATTCTATATGAATGTTTCCCGATGGCTTGGTTAATGGAGCAAGCGGGAGGAATGGctgttgatgaagatggaaacaGAATTCTCGATAAGACCCCAAAGAGAATTCATGAGAGATCTGGTATCTGGTTGGGAAGTAGGGGAGAGATCGAGAAGATCCTTAAGTATATTAAGCAGTGA
- the SEC61 gene encoding translocon subunit (BUSCO:EOG092620E4) encodes MSSFHALDIVKPLRPFLPEVVAPERKVPFNQRLMWTGVTLLIFLVMSEVPLYGITSSDSSDPLIWLRMMLASNRGTLMELGISPIVTAGMVFQFLQGTQILSVNMEDKADRDLYQAAQKLLAIVLSLGQATVYVLTGMYGRPADLGTGVCLLLILQLVCAAVIVILMDELLQKGYGLGSGISLFMSTNICSSVFWRCFAPTTVNRGRGSEFEGAILCLVHLLLSKGDKRNAILESFYRDNAPNMSQVFATVAVFFTVIYLQSLKIELPIKSTRQRGPYGLYPVRLFYTSNMPIMLESALSSNLFIISQILYSKFSNNIFVKLLGVWQPTANSQQLRAVSGLVYYIQAPASLADALLDPIRTVIYVSFVLGLCAFFSKTWIEVSGTSPRDVARQFKEQGIVIAGHRDTSVYKELKRVIPTAAAFGGATIGALSVISDLCGCLTSGSSILLAVTTIYGYHEIAAKEGGFGKTIDSQFAELTS; translated from the coding sequence ATGTCGTCTTTCCATGCTCTAGATATCGTCAAGCCGCTTAGGCCGTTTCTTCCAGAGGTTGTGGCCCctgaaagaaaagtgcCCTTCAATCAAAGACTCATGTGGACAGGTGTGACTTTACTCATCTTTTTAGTTATGTCTGAGGTCCCACTTTATGGAATAACGTCATCTGATTCGTCGGATCCATTGATCTGGCTTAGAATGATGCTTGCATCGAACAGGGGAACGCTTATGGAGTTGGGAATTTCACCAATTGTGACTGCAGGTATGGTTTTCCAGTTTCTTCAAGGAACGCAAATCTTGTCTGTGAACATGGAAGACAAAGCCGACAGAGATTTGTATCAAGCTGCACAGAAGCTTTTGGCAATTGTTCTCTCTCTTGGTCAAGCCACTGTGTATGTTTTGACTGGTATGTACGGTCGGCCTGCTGATTTAGGCACGGGTGTGTGTCTCTTATTGATCTTGCAGTTGGTGTGTGCTGCCGTTATTGTCATCTTGATGGATGAGTTACTCCAAAAAGGCTACGGTCTAGGATCCGGTATCTCACTTTTCATGTCCACCAACATCTGCTCCTCTGTTTTCTGGAGATGTTTTGCCCCAACTACCGTTAACAGGGGTCGTGGTTCAGAATTTGAAGGTGCTATTCTCTGTCTGGTTCATTTGCTTTTAAGCAAAGGTGACAAGCGTAATGCCATCCTTGAGTCGTTTTACCGTGATAATGCTCCAAATATGTCGCAGGTTTTTGCTACAGTTGCTGTTTTCTTCACCGTTATCTACTTGCAATCGCTCAAGATTGAGCTTCCAATCAAGTCCACCAGACAGCGTGGTCCATATGGACTTTATCCCGTGCGTTTGTTTTACACTTCCAACATGCCTATCATGCTTGAAAGTGCTTTAAGTTCGaatcttttcatcatctctCAAATTCTCTATTCAAAATTCTCTAACAACATATTTGTCAAACTTCTCGGTGTCTGGCAGCCTACTGCTAACAGCCAACAGTTGCGTGCCGTTTCAGGTCTCGTCTACTACATTCAAGCACCAGCAAGCCTTGCCGATGCACTTTTAGACCCTATCAGGACTGTTATTTACGTTTCCTTTGTCCTTGGACTTTGTGcctttttctccaaaaCTTGGATTGAGGTTTCTGGTACTTCCCCAAGGGATGTTGCTCGCCAGTTCAAAGAGCAGGGTATTGTCATTGCCGGTCATAGGGATACTTCTGTCTACAAGGAGTTGAAAAGAGTTATTCCAACTGCAGCTGCATTTGGTGGCGCTACTATTGGTGCCTTGAGTGTTATCAGTGACCTATGTGGCTGTTTGACGTCAGGTTCCTCTATTCTATTGGCCGTCACTACCATCTATGGTTATCATGAGATTGCTGCAAAGGAGGGTGGCTTTGGTAAAACTATTGACTCACAATTCGCCGAGTTGACCAGTTAA
- a CDS encoding uncharacterized protein (BUSCO:EOG09262UTQ), translating to MAGQIQRRIHGISISKPIIYGNYAEPVSEKNPLPPNAPKDHTHIWTLFVKDPTGQDLSTYIKRVVFKLHETYPNPNRTVDHPPFELRESGWGEFEVAIKIYFNSICGEKSVTLYHNLKLHPYPPEVVSLNAGAPVTTKEGRVESILYEEIVFNEPTEKMFRLLTAKPGSLLPYQSEKTPFTKEHEREEEDRIDQAKELVRHQLEKRTAEFRELEVERQRLMQM from the coding sequence ATGGCTGGTCAAATACAACGCCGAATACACGGCatatcaatttcaaaacCAATCATATATGGAAATTATGCTGAGCCGGTCTCAGAGAAGAATCCATTACCTCCGAATGCTCCTAAGGACCACACACATATATGGACACTATTTGTGAAGGATCCAACGGGTCAAGACTTATCAACTTACATAAAAAGGGTGGTGTTTAAACTTCATGAAACATATCCAAATCCGAATCGCACGGTAGACCACCCTCCATTTGAACTGCGAGAATCAGGATGGGGTGAATTTGAAGTGGCcataaagatatatttcaaCAGCATTTGCGGGGAAAAAAGCGTCACGCTTTACCATAATCTAAAACTTCATCCATACCCACCAGAAGTGGTATCACTGAATGCAGGTGCACCTGTGACAACGAAAGAGGGACGGGTGGAGTCGATACTGTACGAGGAAATTGTGTTTAATGAACCAACTGAGAAAATGTTTCGTCTCTTAACAGCCAAGCCGGGGTCCCTTCTCCCGTATCAAAGCGAGAAAACCCCATTTACAAAAGAACACGAGcgtgaagaagaagaccGAATCGATCAGGCAAAAGAACTGGTCAGACATCagcttgaaaaaagaacggCTGAATTTCGAGAACTCGAAGTGGAGCGCCAGAGACTTATGCAGATGTGA
- a CDS encoding uncharacterized protein (BUSCO:EOG09264B74), whose protein sequence is MVSVSGSIHHELAKSVIFTTLKSPKSCQFGHMARRYSTEIGSPVGQKVTQTEQRRIWGKWQLLSAGGLISTGLAIWWIMNSKSVHNDTDPAPKPTSVNIDPLIDPLPKVITDPLTATFQLLGYGIRMVTFLGMKVYALGVYIAKDDLTKVHEVFNSRFLETLYEKDKDTKVAMTQKQALEKALEDDKLSVVLIDNLLNAGVRMTARICALRNTDLSHLRDGFVRTIKNSQYYKDIMKEGGERAEKLTQGLDELRRVMNSHHMKAYRNSRVFVEIIEGGKMRITVKVWDQNQFWDPVHMGVVQEPLVSRLLFLCYLSGPNPLVPAVRKTAAESLASLF, encoded by the coding sequence ATGGTTTCTGTTTCCGGATCAATACACCACGAATTGGCAAAAAGCGTTATTTTTACAACGTTGAAAAGTCCCAAAAGTTGTCAATTTGGTCATATGGCACGTCGTTATTCGACAGAAATTGGGTCTCCTGTTGGACAAAAGGTCACGCAAACTGAACAGCGAAGAATATGGGGAAAATGGCAGTTATTGTCAGCCGGTGGATTAATAAGCACAGGATTAGCAATTTGGTGGATAATGAACTCGAAAAGCGTTCACAATGACACAGATCCAGCTCCAAAGCCCACTTCTGTGAATATTGACCCATTAATTGATCCCCTTCCAAAAGTGATAACAGATCCACTAACTGCGACATTCCAATTACTTGGATATGGTATTCGAATGGTGACATTTTTAGGCATGAAAGTTTATGCTTTGGGTGTGTACATCGCCAAGGATGATCTTACAAAGGTCCATGAAGTTTTTAACTCACGCTTTTTAGAGACTTTGTACgagaaagataaagataCAAAAGTGGCTATGACACAGAAGCAGGCCCTTGAAAAGGCTCTTGAAGACGATAAACTATCAGTTGTACTTATTGATAACCTTCTCAATGCAGGTGTTAGGATGACAGCAAGAATTTGTGCTCTCAGAAACACAGATTTGAGTCACTTGCGTGATGGATTTGTGCGCACGATCAAAAATAGCCAATATTACAAGGATATCATGAAAGAAGGTGGAGAACGTGCGGAAAAGCTTACACAAGGCTTAGATGAGCTACGTAGGGTCATGAACAGTCATCATATGAAGGCCTATCGGAACTCAAGAGTGTTTGTAGAGATCATTGAAGGTGGAAAGATGAGAATTACCGTTAAGGTTTGGGACCAGAATCAATTCTGGGATCCTGTTCATATGGGTGTCGTTCAGGAGCCCTTGGTTTCGAGACTATTGTTCTTGTGTTATTTAAGTGGTCCTAATCCTTTGGTTCCAGCTGTTCGTAAAACTGCTGCTGAGAGTTTGGCCAGTCTTTTTTAA